CCGTTCGCCGTGTCGCCTGCGTCGCGCCACCGCGCAGTTGCCTCGCCCGCCGCGCTCGCGAAACTGGCCGCGCCGATGAAAGCCCTCCGACTCGTCGCCCCGCATCGCCCGGTCGAACTCCACGACGTCTCCCCGCCCACGCCCGGCCCCGACGACGTGCTGATCCGCGTCCACGCCGCCGGCATCTGCCACTCCGACGCGCACTATCGGAACGGCATCGCCAATTTCGACGGCCTCCTGCCGCTCACCCTCGGCCACGAAGTCGCCGGCACCGTCGCCGAACTCGGCGCCAACATCCGCTCGCTCGCTCGCGGCCAGCGCGTCTGCGTGCACTACCTCGCCACCTGCGGCACGTGCGCGTGGTGCGCGGGCGGACACGAGCAATTCTGCGGCACCGGCAAAATGATCGGCCGCCACCGCGACGGCGGCATGGCGGAATTCATCGTCATGCCCGCCGCGAGCGTGTTTCCGTTGCCCGACGAAATCTCCTTCGCTCACGGCGCCGTGATGATGTGCTCGTCGGCCACCGCGCTCCACGCGCTGCGCAAGGCCCGCCTCGCGCCCGGCGAGACCGTGGCGATCTTCGGCATCGGCGGTCTCGGAGCCTCCGCCGTGCAACTCGCGCGCGCCCTCGGCGCCGGCCGCGTCTTCGCCGTCGACCTCAACGCCGACAAACTCGCCCTCGCCGAACGCTTCGGCGCCACGCCCGTGAGCGCCCGCACGAGCGACCCCGTCGCCGAGATCCGCCGCGCCACCGGCGGCCGCGGCGTCGACGTCGCGCTCGAACTCGTCGGCCTGCCGCAAACCATCCAGCAATCCGTCCGCGTCCTCGGCAAACTCGGCCGCGCCGCGCTCGCCGGCCTCACGCGCGCTCCGCTTGGCGTCGACCCTTACCACGAGGTTATCAATCAGGAGGCCGAGATCATCGGCGTCTCCGATCACCTCGCCACGGAAATCCCCGACCTGCTCCGCTTCGCCGCCGATGGCCGCCTGCAACTCGACCCCATCGTCACGCGTCGCGTCGCGCTCGACGCCGCCGCCATCAACTCCGTCCTCGACGACCTCGACCGTTTCGGCAGCGCCGCGCGCACCGTCATCGAGATCGCCTGACGTGTAGCCAGCGCGCGACCTCCGGGCGCGGGTCACTTCTGCTCACGAATACCATCCGCATTCGCCCGCCGTCTGGCGCGGCAACGCCGGTAGGGTCGGACCGCTGGGCCGACCGCGAACGTCTCCACGGCGCGCCCAGCGGTCGCGCCCTACCTCGATCCAAACCGCTCGAACCATCGGCCCTGTAGCGGCAACCTATCCC
This portion of the Opitutia bacterium genome encodes:
- a CDS encoding zinc-binding dehydrogenase — its product is MKALRLVAPHRPVELHDVSPPTPGPDDVLIRVHAAGICHSDAHYRNGIANFDGLLPLTLGHEVAGTVAELGANIRSLARGQRVCVHYLATCGTCAWCAGGHEQFCGTGKMIGRHRDGGMAEFIVMPAASVFPLPDEISFAHGAVMMCSSATALHALRKARLAPGETVAIFGIGGLGASAVQLARALGAGRVFAVDLNADKLALAERFGATPVSARTSDPVAEIRRATGGRGVDVALELVGLPQTIQQSVRVLGKLGRAALAGLTRAPLGVDPYHEVINQEAEIIGVSDHLATEIPDLLRFAADGRLQLDPIVTRRVALDAAAINSVLDDLDRFGSAARTVIEIA